The following are from one region of the Synechococcus sp. CBW1108 genome:
- the pyk gene encoding pyruvate kinase: MPQPDLMRRTKIVATIGPATESPERLRELIAAGATTFRLNFSHGDHSDHAVRIATIRQVATELGIEIGILQDLQGPKIRLGRFADGPITLAKGDRFELTSRDVACNLTMASVTYAKLADEVVPGSRILLDDGRVEMVVEQVDKGQQTLHCSVTVGGVLSNNKGVNFPDVQLSIRALTDKDRADLAFGLQQGVDWVALSFVRNPSDMVEIRELIRSHGYQTPVVAKIEKFEAIDQIDDILPLCDGVMVARGDLGVEMPAEEVPLLQKELIRKANSLGIPVITATQMLDSMVSCPRPTRAEVSDVANAILDGTDAVMLSNESAVGDFPVDAVATMATIARRIERDYPQRHQDSNMAPTIGNAICQAVSSIARQLNAAAILPLTKGGSTARNVSKFRPSTPILAITSEVQVARQLQLCWGVNPLLVPEQSSSTSTFSLAMGKARELGFLKDGDLVVQTAGTLSGVSGSTDFIKVGTVSAVLSKGVGIGNGSVSGRVRLVDSPVAAAAIQTGEILVVRETTVEYVEAIRKAKAVIAEIGGMESHAAVIAQSTGIPTIVGVANAIASLLQGEIVTLDLQRGEVHRGARSHNSDPNGAIV; encoded by the coding sequence ATGCCCCAGCCCGATCTCATGCGACGCACCAAGATCGTGGCCACCATCGGGCCCGCCACGGAATCCCCAGAGCGGTTGCGGGAGCTGATAGCCGCTGGCGCCACTACTTTTCGTCTCAATTTTTCCCACGGCGACCACAGCGACCATGCGGTTCGCATCGCCACCATCCGCCAGGTCGCAACCGAGCTGGGCATCGAGATCGGCATTCTTCAGGATCTTCAGGGGCCAAAAATCCGCTTGGGTCGCTTTGCTGATGGACCCATAACTCTGGCCAAGGGAGATCGCTTCGAACTCACATCCCGGGATGTGGCCTGCAACCTGACGATGGCAAGCGTCACCTACGCCAAATTGGCCGACGAGGTGGTGCCCGGCAGCCGCATCCTGCTCGATGACGGCAGGGTGGAGATGGTGGTTGAACAGGTCGACAAAGGCCAGCAGACCCTCCACTGCAGCGTCACCGTCGGCGGGGTGCTCTCCAATAACAAGGGGGTTAACTTCCCCGATGTGCAGCTTTCGATCCGGGCTCTTACCGACAAGGATCGGGCCGATCTCGCCTTTGGCCTGCAGCAGGGGGTCGACTGGGTGGCCCTCAGCTTCGTGCGCAATCCCTCCGACATGGTCGAGATCCGCGAGTTGATCCGCAGCCACGGCTACCAGACTCCAGTGGTGGCAAAGATTGAGAAATTTGAGGCGATCGACCAGATCGACGACATCCTGCCCCTTTGTGACGGGGTGATGGTGGCAAGGGGCGACCTCGGCGTCGAAATGCCTGCCGAGGAAGTGCCCTTGCTCCAGAAGGAGCTGATCCGCAAGGCCAACAGCCTCGGTATCCCGGTTATCACCGCCACCCAGATGCTCGATTCGATGGTGAGTTGCCCAAGGCCCACCAGGGCTGAAGTGAGCGATGTGGCCAATGCCATCCTCGACGGCACAGATGCGGTGATGCTCTCCAATGAGAGTGCTGTCGGCGACTTCCCGGTGGATGCCGTAGCCACGATGGCCACCATTGCCAGGCGGATCGAGCGCGACTACCCCCAGCGCCACCAGGACAGCAACATGGCGCCCACAATTGGCAATGCGATCTGCCAAGCGGTCAGCAGCATCGCCCGCCAGCTCAACGCGGCGGCGATTCTGCCACTTACGAAGGGGGGCTCCACGGCCCGCAACGTCAGCAAGTTCCGGCCCAGCACGCCGATCCTGGCCATCACCAGTGAGGTGCAGGTGGCACGCCAGTTGCAGCTCTGCTGGGGTGTAAATCCCCTTCTGGTGCCGGAGCAGAGCTCTTCCACCAGCACCTTCAGCCTCGCCATGGGCAAGGCCAGGGAGCTTGGCTTCCTCAAGGATGGCGATCTGGTGGTACAAACGGCCGGCACCCTTTCCGGGGTAAGTGGCTCCACCGACTTCATCAAGGTTGGCACTGTCTCGGCCGTGCTCTCCAAGGGAGTCGGCATCGGCAACGGCTCTGTGAGCGGCAGGGTGCGGCTTGTGGATAGCCCGGTAGCCGCCGCCGCCATCCAGACCGGTGAGATCCTGGTGGTACGGGAGACGACGGTTGAGTATGTGGAGGCGATCCGCAAGGCAAAGGCGGTCATCGCGGAAATCGGCGGGATGGAGAGCCACGCTGCCGTGATTGCTCAGAGCACCGGGATCCCAACGATTGTGGGGGTCGCCAATGCCATCGCCAGCCTG